The segment ATCTTCATATCCTTCGATACCCCGAAAGTTCTCAACCGCTCGGTTACCGTACATCTTCGCGGAACCATCGGCATAAAGAACTCGCCGGTTTTGCGCCACAACGGCGTGCCCCAATCCCCAGGCTACTTTCCCCTTCACGCGTGAGTTCCAGGCTTCGACAATAGCATTGGCAATCTGAGTCGAGGCGAAGTCGACATATTCCCTGGGATGAGTGATTCCTGTTTCAGGCAATGCATAGCGGCCTTCAATCAATGTTGGTGCAGTATGGGTATGCGTGGCATTCAGAACGATTTTTCTAACGTCGATCTCTTGAAGTTGCGTAGCGACCTTTTCTCTTACCGCTTCGAGAATCCCCCCTCGGATACAGACCAGATCGCAAGAGACCATGATCGCATAATCATTCCCCTGTCCTGCCTCGCGCGACTCCAAAACCAATACTGTCGCGAGAATATCGCTTTCCACGGTTGTCGCTATCCGTGTTCGCATCTGTCCAGTCAAGGAGACTGGAAGCTCTGGGGTGATATTCGTCGTCGTCGAACCAATGTATAACTCGGCCGCTTCTGTGCGAGTTGCATTGACCGCGATCAGCAGGAATGGAACCAGGTAGATAAACAGGATTCGTCTTGGATTGTAATTCATGTTTTCACTCGGAACGATAAAGATATCAGTTTGAAGCAGCCACGCTCAGTAGACCGTTAACTAATGGAACGGGACGACATAGACAGAGGTTGAAAGTCGGCTTCTTGAAAGTCATCGACATATTTTAACCAGTATGAGTGAATGAACTCTGTGTGCCGGGGATGTGCGGAGTACTCGTCGTATTCATTTTGGGAATCGAAATTCATCGTGATCCCATACTGATGCGAGTTTTTCGGACTTACCTGTTGGCGGACGGCGAAGTCCTGAACTCCCGGAATCGTCGATAATTCAAGGGCGGCATTCAAAAAGATCTCTTCCGTCTGACGGTCGACCGTCGGTTTTAACCGGAATGTTACAGTGTGTTCGATCATGTTGATTCCTCAATAAGTGCCAGTTCTATCACATGGAAATTGGGGCTTTCCACAATCACTGTAACTGATTTCCGAGGAGGTGCAAACTACCCCGGGTTCACTTCAATGAGATATAAGCCCGCGCAAGCCGTCGCGAATAGAGTCATGCTCAAGATCGCCAGAACCCATTGGGGTATACTGAT is part of the Polystyrenella longa genome and harbors:
- a CDS encoding Dabb family protein codes for the protein MIEHTVTFRLKPTVDRQTEEIFLNAALELSTIPGVQDFAVRQQVSPKNSHQYGITMNFDSQNEYDEYSAHPRHTEFIHSYWLKYVDDFQEADFQPLSMSSRSIS